The genomic window TATGGCTGACGCTGCTCAATACCTGCCAGGTCGGCAGGGACAGAAAACCCGCATGTCCGAACCCTCTCGACATCCAACTGCCCCCAGGATCTGTCACCAGCAGGAGGCTGGCAATCATGGTAATCAGAGTTGTTTTTTGCATGGCCGGCTGCTCCTGATACTGGTATGATCCTGAATGCAGATAATTTTGTCCTGTCAAGACTGCGAAAGACATGCCATCTGCTGACAGGACCTGGGTTGCCAATCAAATCAGTCTTCAACTATCTGAAATGCCAGTTAAATATTCTATACTGTGGGAAATGGTATTGGGCCGGTTTCGAAGAGCTGCGCTACGCCTGATATGTCAATCAGATTGACGAAAAGTAGGAAATTGCGAAGAAAGGCATGTATAACAGCATGTTAGAGAAGTGTAAACTAAGTTGCCACAAGGTGGCAACAAGCTTGACAGCAGGCTGTCAGAGGTTGTATCTCTGTATTTTTTTTATAAGGCCATAGCGGCTCAACCCAAGATCTCTGGCAACCCTGGTCTTGTTGCCCCTGTACTTCTCAAGTCTATCTTTCAAGACAGATTTTTCCAGCTCTGTGACCATCTCTTTCAGAGTACCGTCCAATCTGACCTCGAGTTCCTCTGTCCTTCCTCTCATGGTTATCTTCTCAGAAAGATGAGATGGTTCGATAAACTGGCTGGTACCAGCCATGGCTATCGCCCTTTCGATTTCATTTTCGAGCTCTCTCACATTGCCTGGAAAATTGTACCTGCTCAGGCATTCGATAGCCTTGCGGCTGAGCCCTCTCACTGGCTTTTTTGTCTTTTTTCTGAACTGCTTGACAAAGTGCGCCGCCAGCAAAGGAATGTCTTCTTTTCTCTCTCTCAGCGGCGGCAGCTCAATGGTAAAGACACAGAGGCGGTAGAGGAGATCTTCTCTGAATCTGCCAGCCTTCACCTCTTCAGCAAGATCCTGATTGCTTGCAGAAATGATCCTTACATCCACCTTCTTGCTTCGCTCGGAGCCGAGCGGCTTGATCTCCCCTTCCTGCAGCACCCTGAGCAGGCTCATCTGCATGGCCGGCGAGGTGTCGCCCACCTCGTCCAGGAAAACTGTACCCCCGTGCGCCATTTCAAAGAGTCCCTTCTTATCCTTGAACGCTCCGGTAAAGGCCCCTTTCTTCTGGCCAAAAAGTTCGCTTGCCAACAACGTATCCGGAATTCCCCCACAATTCTGACTGACAAATGGTTTGTCACGCCGCGGGCCATTGTAGTGAATCGTGCGGGCCACCAGTTCTTTGCCGGTTCCGGTCTCCCCATAAATATGAACAGTGATGGCCGAATCTACTACCTTTTCGCACAGTTTGAACACCTCAATCATCTTCTGACTGTTGCCGATAATCTGACTGAAGCGATGTCGTCGCTCCACCTCGCGTCGGAGGTAGACCACCTCGTTTCTGGTTCTCCTGATCAACTCATCCTTTCCCTTATCTATCAGCTGCAGCTGCTTGTAGGCCTCGTTCAACTGGGAACACATCCTGGCATTATCCAGGGCCATGGCAATGATGGGGGCAAGGGTGACAAGGAAATTGAGATCTGCGTTGTCGAAATGTCCTAGTCTCTTGTTTATTACCTCCAGTACGCCTATGGTTTCCACCTTGGTCTTGAGCGGTACTGCCACCATTGATCTCGTCCGGAATTTAGTAGCGGAGTCCACTTTACTATAATGACGGTAGTCTTTTTCCACATCGAGAATTATCTCAGGTCGGCCGCTGGCAAATACGCTGCCGGCAATGCCATGATTTGCCGGGAAACGCATCTCCTCAAGCTTATCTGCTCTTTCAGGAATGTCACTTGACCAGCGAAATACCAGTTCGTCCCTCTGGTCATCATAGAGGATGACAGAGGCAGTCTCTGCATTCATTACCTCTGTTATCTGTTTGATTATATGGAGGATCAGATCGTTCACATTCAAGTATTGATAAAGCGATTGGCTGATCTTCCAGAGAGATTGCAATTCTTCATGCTCGCGCCTGTGGTCAGACTTTTTAGAGCTTTTCTGTTTACCGCTGCTCATCACTTCACTCTCCCGGCCTTTCAACAATCAGAGATCTTTCCAGCAAATGCAGAATTCCACCCGCATCACTTCCAACGAGCTTCCAGAGAGACGACTTCAGGGCAATCTGCTACTCTCATCTATACTGTCCGGGGAGAAAGTCTGCAAGGGCATTTTTTCATGGAAACCTCTCAGGCGTAAAGGAGAGGGAGAAATATAAATCACGAAGTGTGACTGGGGAAATAATTGACACTCCCCCGGCAGGAGCCGGGGGTATCTCTCGCTTGCAAGTTCATGAGCCCTCTGGGCTGCCGCTGCATCTGCAGACAGGAGTCTGGAGTTCTGTGCGGCTGAAACAAAAAAGGCACCTCGCCTGCTTCAGCGAGATGCCTTCTCAGCTATTGTTCAGTAAAATTAGATCTTCTTGACGTTCTGAGCGGCGGGGCCTTTGGTCCCCTGCCCTACTTCAAAACTCACCCGGTCACCTTCTGAGAGAGTCTTGAATCCAGGCATGTCGATGGCTGAGTGGTGCACGAATATGTCCCCTCCCCCATCTTGCTCGATAAAACCATAGCCCTTCTGATCACTGAACCATTTGACTGTTCCTTCTGCCATAGCGCAGACCTCCTTAAATAAATCTATGTTCCAAGTTCCAGCAGGCCGCCACTGTGGCAAAGGAACCAATCCTTGTAAAGCCTTACTGACTTGCGAACCTCGATTGAACTTATAATACAGAGAAAAAATCTGGTCAAGTGGAAAGCACCTATAATTTTCCGCATCTTTTACAAAAAAATACGCTTCACCAAAAAAGGGAGTCTAGCCTGCCTCAGCCACTAAGCTTCAACAGCTTTCAGTAGGTCTGGCCCAGGAGAAGGTAAAAGGCGCCAAGGACCTGCCAACTCTTGAAATTGCAATGGCCGTAACCCGGAACCGGCAGCACCGTGAGGTTCTGGCTGCGGCCTACCTTTTCCACCAATTTTTTGTACTCTTTCTCGTGCCAGTAGGGAACAGCTGGATCCCTGAGATTGTGAAGCATTATTTTTTGAAGGAAAGAAAGTGTCAATACTAATCCACGATCACAGGACCTCGAATATTCTCCCATTGTGGGTCTCGACTTGGTCTGCATGCTCATGTATGCTAGCAAATCAACAAGCTAATGACCAGCCGCCCAGACATTGCAAACGGGCCAGCGCACTTCCCTCTAGACTCAAAACAAAAAAGGAACAGGCCATGAAAAGACTTGTCATAGTTCTCCTTTTCACCTCACTCATATCTGGCTGCGATCTTGGCGTCAGAGAGAACCTCAAAGACCTGACCCTGCACAGTCCTGTTCTGCTTGATTCCTGGGCAACGCAGAAGGTCAAACCGGGTCAGGTCTGGAAAGTATTTCTGGCAGGCGAAGATCAGGATGGCGACATGCGCCTCATTGTGTCAGCAATTGCGCCGCGCA from Deltaproteobacteria bacterium includes these protein-coding regions:
- a CDS encoding sigma 54-interacting transcriptional regulator, with the translated sequence MSSGKQKSSKKSDHRREHEELQSLWKISQSLYQYLNVNDLILHIIKQITEVMNAETASVILYDDQRDELVFRWSSDIPERADKLEEMRFPANHGIAGSVFASGRPEIILDVEKDYRHYSKVDSATKFRTRSMVAVPLKTKVETIGVLEVINKRLGHFDNADLNFLVTLAPIIAMALDNARMCSQLNEAYKQLQLIDKGKDELIRRTRNEVVYLRREVERRHRFSQIIGNSQKMIEVFKLCEKVVDSAITVHIYGETGTGKELVARTIHYNGPRRDKPFVSQNCGGIPDTLLASELFGQKKGAFTGAFKDKKGLFEMAHGGTVFLDEVGDTSPAMQMSLLRVLQEGEIKPLGSERSKKVDVRIISASNQDLAEEVKAGRFREDLLYRLCVFTIELPPLRERKEDIPLLAAHFVKQFRKKTKKPVRGLSRKAIECLSRYNFPGNVRELENEIERAIAMAGTSQFIEPSHLSEKITMRGRTEELEVRLDGTLKEMVTELEKSVLKDRLEKYRGNKTRVARDLGLSRYGLIKKIQRYNL
- a CDS encoding cold-shock protein, translating into MAEGTVKWFSDQKGYGFIEQDGGGDIFVHHSAIDMPGFKTLSEGDRVSFEVGQGTKGPAAQNVKKI